TGAGATTCAGGGCTGATAATGGCTGAGAAGTGGAGCCCAGGTCGGAGGGACCCTTGGGAGTGGCATTGCTGGGGTTCCTTTGGGGACGCGGTGATAGTCACCGTCACTGTCTATGGAATCCTTGAGTGTATCAGGCATATTTGCTGAAAGACGTGACAAGCGCAATAGCGTTTAGTTGTCGAAGAACCCTCTGAAGTCAGTATGATGCTCCCTGCTCGTTCATAGAGGAGGGCACCGAggctcagaaaggaaaaaggaactcGCCCCGTGGTGGATCTTCTACAGGAAGACGCCAGGCTTCAAAGCCTGCGCTTGTAGCTAACAGACTCCCAACTCCCCGCGGAAACAGGACAGAGGTAGATTGACAGGCGATCTACACGCAGCTGGTGTAGTGGGGCTCGAGCCCAGCTCTGTTCCGTGGTGGCACTAGACGAAGGAGGAGCACCCGAGAGAGAAGCAAGCTTCGTACTCAGGTGAACAAGGACTTTGTCTACAGCTCTGGGCGACAGAAGGAAAGGAGGCGGGCTCAGCGACTCTTGCCGCTCTGGGGTCCCGCGTGGAGAGGGCAGTGGAGTTGGAGTCAGGGTGTGGGGCCAAGGCCGGAGCCCTGGCCTTGAGGAGCTTGGTGCCGgctggaggggcggggtggggcggggcgcaCACAGACAGGCCACGGAGGCTGAGGGAGTCAGGGTGCCAGCGACCCAGAAAACGGAGCCGGGTCTGGAAGCCTGGAAGGTGTTGCAGGTGGGGACGACCAGTGCGCACACAGAGGGATGCCGGGCTCCTGTCTCACTCGCAGTGACCTTTTGGACATTCATCTGATCTCCCAGCACCCCTGGTGTCCAGCTCTGAAACTGGGGAGCGGTCTTTGCCCTTGCAGAACTGCCGGCGATATTAACTCTCCTGTACTGAGAGTTTGCCACTTGCCGGGCGACGTGCCCAGCGCTGTCGGCGATTCACGTATCGTTATTACCCGGTCCTTGTGGTAAAATACATCTAACATGAAACTGACCATCTTCCCCATTCGCAAGCGTATAGTTCAATGGCATGAGGGGGGTGGACACCAGCACCACCGGCCGCCTTCAGATCGCTTTTCCTCTTGTAAAGCTGGGattctgtatccattaaacagcTCACCATTcgccctctctccagcccctggaaaccagcATTGTACCTTCTGTCTCTACAGTGTTGACACCTCTATGTACTTCCTGTAAGTGGGATCGTACAGGACTTGTCTTTCTGTGACGGAgttatttcactcagcaaaatgtCTTCAAGGTCCTTCCACGTTGTAGCGCACGTCGGCATATCCTTAAGGCTGAATGGCACTCGGTTGTACGTACgtgccatattttgtttatccactcgtGTGTCAGTGGCCACTTGGGTTGCGTcacctttggctattgtgaataatgctgttctGGACAGGGGTGTACACGTACCTACTCGAGTCCCCGCTCTCCATTGTCCTTGGGCATgtatctagaagtgaaattgctgggccAAGTGataattatatttgtaattttttgagggaccgcCACACCGTTTCcgcagcagctgcaccattttacgttcccaccagcagcacacaAGGCTTCCAATTTCTCACATCCTTATCAACACATATTGTTTCCTGGTTTTTTTGATAGCACTTATGGGTGTGaggcagtatctcattgtggttttgatttgcacttccccagtgattagtgatgttgagtatcttttcaggtGCTCGCCGGCCATCTGTATACATTCTTTTGAGAAAAGACTATTCaagttcttttcccattttttagttgggctgtttggttttggttgttgATTTGTAggggttctttatatatactgTGGCTCCAAAAGTCATACTCTTAACTGTTAGTGACCTGTTAAAGCaaaatggtgatggtgatggtgatgatgatgatgatgatgctggtggtgatgatgatgatcatgatggtggtgatgatgaagatggtgatgatgatggtgatgatgatggtgatgatgatggtggtggtgatgatgatgatggtggtgacgatgatggtggtgatgaagatgatgatgatggtggtggtgatgatgataatgggtgatgatggtggtgatgatgacggtgatgaagatcatgatgatgatgatggggatgatgatgatggtgatgaagatgatggtgatgatggtggtggtgatggtgatgatgatggtgatgaagatgatgatggtgatgaagatgatgatggtgatgatgatggtgatgatgatggtgatgaagatgatgatggtgatgatgatggtggtggtaatgatggtggtggtgatgatgatgatgatgatggtgatgatggtggtgatgatggtggtggtgatggtgatgatgatggtgatgaagatgatgatgatgatggtgatgatgatgatggtgatgatgatgatggtgatgaagatgatgatggtgatgatggtggtgatgatggtggtgatgatggtggtggtgatggtgatgatgacggtgatgaagatgatgatgatgatggtgatgatgatgatggtgatgaagatgatgatggtgatgatggtggtggtgatgatggtgatggtgatgatggtggtggtgatgatgatggtggtggtgatgatgatgatgatgatgatgggtgatgatggtggtgatgatgatggtgatgaagatgatggtgatgatggtgatgatggtggtggtgatggtgatgatgatcatggtgatgaagatgatgatggtgatgatgatggtggtggtgatgatgatggtggtggtgatgatgatgatgatgatgatgggtgatgatggtggtgatggtgatgatgatggtggtggtgatgatgatggtggtggtgatgatgatgatgatgatgatgggtgatgatggtggtgatgatgatggtgatgaagatgatggtgatgatggtggtgatgatggtggtgatgatgatggtgatgatggtggtgatgatggtggtgatgatggtggtggtgatggtgatgatgatgatggtgatgaagatgatggtgatgatgatggtggtgatgatggtggtggtgatgatgatgatgatggtgatgatgatggtggtggtgatgatgatggtgatgatggtggtgatggtggtggtgatggtgatgatgatgatggtgatgaagatgatggtgatgatgatggtggtgatgatgatggtgatgatggtggtggtgatggtgatgatgatggtgatgaagatgatgatgatgatggtggtggtgatgatgatggtgatggtggtgatgatgatcgTGATTATGATggcgatgatggtgatgaagataGTGATGATGATGTCATGGCAGCATTGCCGAGAGTGGAATGCTCCAAAAGGTAAACTGTCAAGTGGTAACTTTGCCTGGAGGTTTTCAGCAAGCCATGGAGAGAAGGTTGGAGAGTCGAGAGTGGCCACCTCAGGAACCCCTTTATTGACAGACTTTGGACTTTACTGACAATATACTAGAGAACCACTGATGCCCTGGAATCAACAGGGTGTTTCTAGAAGTGGACACTGTCAGCTATTTGCAGAGTGGGTTGGAAGGACAGATCCTGGCATCCAGGGGCCACGCTTGGGAGCTGCTATAGgactcagagcctgatgcagacgTTGCTGCCGTTTACTTGAGGAGGTGACCGGTATTTTCTAGGTGTCTGAAATGCAACTCAAAGAAGCTGTGGCCCAGGCTGTGGAGAACGTCAAGTTTGGAAAGGAGAGGCATCAGTGGAGCCTGGAAGGTAAGAGAAACAGTGAACTTTGACTTGAACATCTTTGCCTTCTTAGACAGCTCAGGGTTGAGCCATTGACTTGCCTTCTACCTCAGCGATGTGACTGTCACATCACCGACGAGCCTGCAACGTGGACAAAGGCTGAAAGCTAGCAGCCTACCAGCTGAGCTCGGCTCACGTGTTTGCTCTGTTGGGGAGGCACACGATGTTCGAAGCATCTGAATTTGTATGTTTCTTCACTGGGCCGGCACTCCTCTGGCCTCTGTTGTTCCCGCCATCCCCTGTCATCTTATACCAGGCTGTCATTGGCAGTTGCCCCTATACACAGTTGAGTTTTCAATCACAAGTTCATAATAATAGACTCTTTAGAAAAAATATCTAATAACATAATATCTAATCTTTCTTAAGGCCTTGTCATGTCAGACACTGGAACTAATTCATGCATTATTTTACTGGATccttacatataatttttatgcaCGTTTCTAAGGAAAAAGCGGGCCGCTGAGAGGCTCTCTTACCCAAAATCACATTGTGTGGTGCACAGAGCATCTGGAAGGGAACCAGGTCGACTGGCTTCAGTCCCTGGGTGCTAGCGGCCTCTGTGCTCGGCTGAGGGGCATCGGCCAAGCCATCGTGGAGTGTGTGATAAAACAACATGCAAATATTGACAAGGAGGCTACACAGGCTGAAAGCGTTCAGAGAAAAGGTTCTACCCTCTCCACCCACCCAACATTCGTGCTCGGGAAAATATCACTGAGAAATTCACACATATTTGGACAGTGGTTCTCTCCAGTGGATCGGACGGCAGGTGGAtcttcactttcatttctttctttttggggcCGAGTTCCTTCTAATGAGCCTGCATTATTTTATGAccaggaaaaagcaaaagaaatcttGTTCTTCATCGGGGATTCAAACCGTGAGCTTGGCTGACTTTGGTTTTCTCCTAAGGTCTAGGATTCTCTTCCACGGGGCTCTCCTCGCTCTCCTGGCCTTCCAGAATGAGCTGGAATCTGAGCAAGAGGCTGGGTCTCAGTCTGCTCCCACTCCTTTGAGCTCTGATTGTAGAAAAGAAACACACGGGGGGCGGTTTGCCGCTACAGAAAAGGGCCTCTCAGGATTGTGTGGACGGACGCGGTGCTGAGAATGGGTGTGTGTGCGGGGATGACCCAGGAAGAAAGGCTggatgggagggaagagaaagggtaCTATGGCTAAGAAAGTGTGGTCCTGAAGCTGTCGATTCGTCCTCAGCTGGAGGAAATGGTATCCTCTTGCTACAAGGCTCAACGCACACTGGCCGGTGTCCTCTCTCTCTTCGATGCTGAGCCCCCAAAACAAGCTCGGTGACCCTAtaactattatccccattttacaggtgaaaagaTGGAGTTTTGCTGGTTGGGTTTCCCAGGAGGCCAGCTTGGCATGCAGGGTGCTATCTCGGAAGGGTCCAAGGGGTCGGAGCccgtggaggggaggagagaagagggctgggcagagggaggaggtgagctGAGATGCCAGCTTCAGCCCTGGAACTGTGGAGCTAAAAGACACGTTAGAATTGTCTGGTTTGGTGGCAGACGCTCCCGCCCACCCCCCCTTTACAGCCCATCTCCGTCGGTCATCGGACGCGAGCTCGCCTTGGGGAGACAGCTCCTGTAGGCAGTCCCTAGAGGGGCGGACAGTGGCAGGCATCTGCCACCAGCCCTTCCACAGGTGGGACAGCGAGCGCTTCTTTGACGGGCAAGTTGGGGACACGTCTCCATGCCCATCACACGGAGACTCAGGTTGAGTGATTTTTCCCAAGCTGGAGTCATACGGCTTTTCTGGGACAAACCCGAGACGGCTGGGCTCCCAAATCCCCAGTGACCTCAGATGGGAAGCAGACAGCCCGGGGTGCAGCGTGCAGCCCGGGGCGGTCGGGAGCGCGGCCAAGGGTGCGTTTGCCTCCCAAGCCCAGCTGTGGGGGTTCCTCGTGCTTCCCCTGCAGGTGTCCCGAGGCTGGAGAGCAGCTGGCATGGGCGGCCGAccttggagaaggagagagagaggaactcaGCAGGCCCTAATCGCAGGGCTCAGAAGGTCATGATCCGTTCCAGCAGCGACAGCAGCTACGTGTCCGGGTCCCCCGGGGGGAGCCCCGTCAGCGGCAGCGAGCAGCAGCCTTCCGACCCGGAAGTCCACACGCCCAGCCCGAGCCTGTCCCCAGTGCAGGAGCCGGGGACACTTCCCGTGGCTCCGTCCCAGCCGCCCCAGGAGAGCCCGCCCCGCCCTGGGTTCCCGCACAGCCACCCACCGCTGAGACTGAAGAAATCCTTTGAGATTTTGGTGAGAAAACCCACGACCTCCAAGCCCAAGCCTCCGcccagaaaatactttaaaagtgaCAGCGACCCTCAGAAGagtctggaagagagagagaactccccATGCCCTTCAGGGCCCACTTTGCCGGCGTGTGGCCAGGTGAGAGAGGGGCCGGACGGGTCGAATGTTCTCTCGAGCGCCAGAGCCGGGAGGAGCGGTTGGTTTTGTGGTTGTCGTTGGTTGTTTTCATTTCGCTTTTTTGCACGGTGGTTCCCGAGCGAGCACCAAGCAGCAGTGGTGGCCCCGGGGAGGGAAGGTTTCTCCTGCTCCGTCAGACAGAAGGGGCTCAGCTCAAGCCTAGGGCTGCCTGTGCAAGGACTCGAGGCTTGCCAGGCCCAGAACGGAAGCCCCGTTCCTGCTGCTGGCCTCCGGGCTCCCTTCCAAAATATACTGGAATTTACGATGGAGTCCAGCAGCGCCCCCAGAAGGCCGTTCCGTGCCGGGCGGGCAGGGGGTGTTTCGCACACGCTTCTTCAGGCGTGGTGCTTTTGCTGGGAGATTGGCCTACCGTGAGGCTCGAAGTCGCCAAGAGCTAGCTGGCGTCTGTCATTAGCGAGTCGACCCATGTGACGGCGAGAAACTGTTTCGGGCTTCTTTCCCAATCAGCTCTGCCCACCCACTTCCTCGTAGGTGCGGCTTGGGGGGGGATCCCAAgctctcggagcctcagtttccttagctgtTCACTGGGGCTGTATAGAGGCTCCCAGCGAGGGCTGTGGTGCCCATTAAACGGAGCCACCTAGCAAACCTCAGGTGCATGAGCGTCATCGCTGTGATTGTCCCTCCATCACATCTGTtcaggacctcagtttccttcctctgccccacgCCGCCCCGTAGGGGAAGGCGGACTGACGGCCGGGAGCACCATCGAGCACCGGGAGACCAATTCTCTCCTGTCTAATGAGCTCAAACCATCACTGAAATCCCTGCCCCCCGTCTCAACCACGAAAAGAGTGGACTGAGTGCAAGCTCCCACTGCCAGTGGGTCGACCCCCAGCTACGCTGCCTGTCACATCCCCGCCTTGGCCGGGCAGGTGGGCGTGGGGCCCCGGGACACTCCTCAGCCCGTCTGTGACTGGGGCTGATGACAGACTCCGGGAACggaaggtcccccccccccccggagcggtggggtgggcaggtgggggaggaaggtTCTGAGAGGGAGGGTGACAGGGACGGAAGGAGGAAGCACGGTCCCGCGGAGAGCTGCAGGATGTGGCTGCCCTAGCCACACCTGGTGGGCTTGTCCAGGTGGGTCcggtccccccccgccccgccccccgtaGGCAAATGTCGCATTTCCCTGTGGGTCCAGAAGGGCGGATGAGGGACAGACAGGCTGAGGAGCCAGGCTCTTTgctttgttcctggagaaaagGGGGGGCGGCTTTGCCAGGACAGGGGCAGGGCGCAGAGAAATGGCAAAACCAGGACGCAAAGCTGGATGTCACTCCTCAAGTTCCCTCGACAGTTTCTGGGGACTTCTCACTGGATGTGTCCCTCCGTGGCCCCAGTGTACAATATCTGTCTGTCCTTTTCTCCCCGCCGACCCCCTGCAGTCCTTCCTCCCCAGGACGACCCCCAAGCCTCACCCGTCCTGTAACTCATGGGGACTTAACTTCC
The sequence above is a segment of the Panthera leo isolate Ple1 chromosome B3, P.leo_Ple1_pat1.1, whole genome shotgun sequence genome. Coding sequences within it:
- the LOC122221525 gene encoding uncharacterized protein LOC122221525, whose protein sequence is MPAALQPRDTCRGSTRNPHSWAWEANAPLAALPTAPGCTLHPGLSASHLRSLGIWEPSRLGFVPEKPYDSSLGKITQPESPCDGHGDVSPTCPSKKRSLSHLWKGWWQMPATVRPSRDCLQELSPQGELASDDRRRWAVKGGWAGASATKPDNSNVSFSSTVPGLKLASQLTSSLCPALFSPPLHGLRPLGPFRDSTLHAKLASWETQPAKLHLFTCKMGIIVIGSPSLFWGLSIEEREDTGQCALSLVARGYHFLQLRTNRQLQDHTFLAIVPFLFPPIQPFFLGHPRTHTHSQHRVRPHNPERPFSVAANRPPCVSFLQSELKGVGAD